From the genome of Sphingobacterium kitahiroshimense, one region includes:
- a CDS encoding FAD binding domain-containing protein, with protein sequence MKPFEFIRVTNTKTALSHKKDHVQYIAGGTNLVDLMKKNVHLPDTVVDINDALIRTIDTHDKNIHIGAMVRNTEIATDAKVLKDFPLLAKAVLAGASPQIRNMASTGGNILQRTRCPYFYDTTTHCNKREPGTGCSAYAGENRMSAIIGYSKDCVAVHPSDLCVAFVALDAEVHVITKDQKETVIPFQEFHRLPGNDPHLDNNLPDHALISFIKISENPFAKHCAYLKIRDRASYAFALVSVAAALHLDGDRIVEARLASGGVAHKPWRWLEAEEFLIGKNATAAVFSEAAAMIVADAHPLAQNGFKVGMLKGAVESALAQCLLA encoded by the coding sequence ATGAAACCTTTCGAATTTATAAGAGTAACCAATACCAAAACTGCACTTTCTCATAAAAAAGATCATGTGCAGTATATCGCGGGCGGAACAAATCTGGTCGATTTGATGAAAAAGAACGTGCATCTTCCGGATACTGTTGTAGACATTAATGATGCGCTTATTCGTACAATAGATACACATGACAAAAATATTCATATCGGTGCTATGGTTCGCAATACTGAAATTGCGACCGACGCGAAGGTATTAAAGGATTTTCCGTTGCTTGCAAAAGCTGTTTTGGCTGGAGCTTCTCCGCAGATCCGAAATATGGCTTCTACAGGAGGTAATATCTTGCAACGTACCCGTTGTCCATATTTCTACGATACCACGACCCACTGCAATAAGCGTGAACCGGGTACCGGATGCAGTGCATATGCTGGAGAAAATAGGATGAGCGCCATAATTGGTTATAGTAAAGATTGTGTTGCTGTACATCCATCTGATCTCTGTGTCGCATTTGTTGCATTGGATGCTGAAGTACACGTGATCACAAAAGATCAAAAAGAGACTGTTATTCCGTTTCAGGAGTTTCATCGTCTTCCGGGAAATGATCCTCATCTGGACAATAATTTACCGGATCATGCTTTAATTTCATTTATTAAAATTTCAGAAAATCCATTTGCGAAACATTGTGCTTATCTTAAGATCAGAGACCGGGCTTCTTATGCCTTTGCTCTGGTTTCGGTAGCTGCTGCACTGCACTTGGACGGTGACCGTATCGTTGAAGCTCGGCTAGCCTCTGGTGGTGTAGCACATAAGCCTTGGCGCTGGCTGGAAGCTGAAGAGTTCTTGATCGGTAAAAATGCCACTGCTGCTGTATTTAGTGAGGCCGCCGCCATGATTGTCGCGGATGCGCATCCCTTGGCACAAAATGGTTTTAAAGTAGGCATGCTGAAAGGTGCTGTGGAATCTGCACTGGCACAATGCCTGCTGGCTTAA
- a CDS encoding (2Fe-2S)-binding protein produces the protein MKKNSNFSRRFFLKTTGALTLLATLPASLKAAYLQVKQFIVPAKRTVPLTLQVNKKAYTLDSDTRTTLLDLLRENLGLTGTKKGCDHGQCGACTVHVDGVRVLSCLTLSASTVGKEVTTIEGIADGEQLHPMQEAFIACDGFQCGYCTPGQIMSAIACVKEGHTHSVEEIKEFMSGNLCRCGAYNGIVQSIQKVAQS, from the coding sequence ATGAAGAAAAACAGTAATTTCAGCAGAAGATTTTTTTTAAAGACCACTGGCGCCCTTACTTTACTGGCGACCCTTCCGGCTTCTTTAAAAGCGGCCTACCTACAGGTGAAACAATTTATTGTTCCTGCCAAGCGCACAGTTCCTTTGACGTTACAGGTTAATAAAAAGGCTTACACGCTTGATTCGGATACAAGAACTACCTTGCTGGATCTTTTGCGTGAAAACCTTGGCCTTACCGGTACAAAGAAGGGCTGTGATCACGGTCAATGTGGCGCCTGCACGGTCCATGTGGATGGCGTAAGGGTTTTAAGCTGCCTGACTCTTTCTGCCTCTACGGTCGGAAAAGAGGTAACCACGATTGAAGGAATTGCCGATGGTGAGCAACTGCATCCGATGCAGGAGGCTTTTATTGCATGTGATGGTTTTCAATGTGGCTATTGTACACCCGGGCAAATTATGTCGGCTATTGCCTGTGTAAAAGAGGGTCACACGCATTCCGTTGAGGAAATTAAAGAATTTATGAGTGGCAATCTTTGCCGCTGTGGAGCTTATAACGGTATTGTTCAATCTATTCAAAAAGTAGCGCAATCATGA
- a CDS encoding tetratricopeptide repeat protein has product MKAIRISLNELMKIGKQQEIDGDSNGAIKSYRAIIGKDPLHVQAYNRLMIVYHRQKKYKMEIAIIKKALQAYEKDVQQDLLAWKSENSTSAALSHNLAKALGLVDDNGFPIFEEPQIMRWRKRLANLERKIKLENDPRKKKKVR; this is encoded by the coding sequence ATGAAAGCTATTCGTATTTCTCTTAATGAGCTCATGAAAATAGGTAAACAGCAAGAAATAGATGGTGATTCTAATGGCGCTATAAAAAGCTATAGGGCAATAATTGGAAAAGATCCATTACATGTGCAGGCATATAATAGACTCATGATTGTATACCATCGCCAAAAAAAATATAAGATGGAAATCGCAATTATAAAAAAGGCACTTCAAGCTTATGAGAAGGATGTGCAGCAGGATCTTTTAGCTTGGAAAAGTGAAAATAGTACATCTGCAGCTCTTAGTCACAATTTAGCTAAAGCATTGGGTCTAGTTGATGACAATGGTTTTCCTATTTTCGAAGAACCGCAGATAATGCGCTGGCGTAAACGTTTAGCGAACTTGGAGCGGAAAATAAAACTAGAAAATGATCCTCGTAAAAAAAAGAAAGTTCGCTAA
- the xth gene encoding exodeoxyribonuclease III — translation MIKIATYNINGINGRLPVLLRWLKEESPDVVCLQELKAPQERFPIQAITDAGYKAVWHGEKSWNGVAVLSKYDITEVSRVLPGDKDDTHSRYLEVIVNQLVICCLYLPNGNPYPGPKFDYKINWIKRLTKRTKALLAMEIPVILIGDFNIIPTEMDTYKPEKYTDNALFRIEVRKAFEHLVAQGWLDTIRKLFPDQKVYTFWDYLRHAYSRNAGLRLDHILLSPLLEDRLLESGIDRHVRSWEKTSDHAPVWICLKEQ, via the coding sequence ATGATTAAAATAGCAACCTATAATATCAATGGTATTAATGGCCGTCTACCTGTATTGCTTCGATGGTTAAAGGAGGAATCTCCTGATGTCGTTTGTCTGCAGGAATTAAAGGCTCCACAGGAGCGTTTTCCTATACAGGCTATTACCGACGCTGGTTACAAGGCAGTATGGCATGGTGAAAAAAGCTGGAACGGTGTTGCAGTGCTTTCTAAATACGATATCACAGAAGTCTCACGCGTATTGCCTGGAGATAAAGACGATACCCATAGCCGGTACCTAGAGGTTATTGTCAATCAGCTCGTGATCTGCTGCTTGTACCTGCCTAATGGGAATCCCTATCCAGGACCAAAGTTCGACTATAAAATCAACTGGATAAAACGGCTAACCAAGCGAACTAAGGCCTTGTTAGCAATGGAGATTCCCGTCATCCTTATTGGAGATTTTAATATCATTCCGACGGAGATGGATACATACAAACCGGAAAAATACACCGATAATGCTTTGTTCAGAATTGAAGTTAGGAAGGCATTTGAGCATCTTGTAGCTCAAGGATGGCTGGATACTATACGGAAATTATTTCCGGATCAGAAGGTATATACCTTCTGGGACTATTTGCGGCATGCATACAGCCGGAATGCCGGTCTCCGTTTGGATCATATTTTACTTAGTCCCTTATTGGAAGACAGACTTTTAGAAAGCGGAATCGACAGGCATGTAAGAAGCTGGGAGAAAACAAGCGACCATGCACCGGTCTGGATATGTTTAAAAGAGCAATAG
- a CDS encoding DinB family protein — protein sequence MEKVLITNMMQQLRDIESADLWIDENFEKKLAEVNEMTAFERPLPDMHSIAELMSHLIEWRKEVLSRLQGNPRGLEMTDTANWRTNTELAKKEWKNMLLEFHGTQQSIIYFLEGKDDVFLSTPYPYADPAFPHDYQYLVTGLIHHDLYHLGQMGITIKFLKMREINQMA from the coding sequence ATGGAAAAAGTACTGATAACTAATATGATGCAGCAATTGCGAGATATCGAAAGTGCTGATCTATGGATCGATGAAAATTTCGAAAAGAAGCTTGCTGAAGTAAATGAAATGACAGCGTTCGAGCGTCCGCTTCCGGACATGCACAGCATCGCCGAATTGATGTCGCATTTGATAGAATGGCGAAAGGAAGTCCTCAGCCGTCTCCAAGGAAATCCCCGTGGACTTGAAATGACCGATACCGCAAATTGGCGAACCAATACAGAACTTGCCAAAAAAGAATGGAAAAATATGCTTCTGGAATTTCACGGCACACAACAAAGCATCATCTACTTTCTGGAAGGCAAAGACGATGTATTTCTATCGACACCCTACCCTTATGCAGATCCTGCATTTCCACACGATTACCAATATTTAGTAACAGGACTTATCCATCATGATCTATACCATCTCGGACAGATGGGCATAACGATTAAATTCTTAAAAATGCGCGAAATCAATCAGATGGCATAA
- a CDS encoding PA2169 family four-helix-bundle protein, which translates to MENLLQEQAYLLNNLVEANNDRIAGYTKYIELLPKDTHNDIDKYLRQYRDQSEQFITDLKPFVYEASEFPQLSTTISSKLRNMWLDLKNSFVENTIQSILNDCEKREDIYKRVYHHTLEEKEVLTLEAEHLIRHQAILQLQAHDHIKSLRDKNLADCP; encoded by the coding sequence ATGGAAAATTTATTGCAGGAACAGGCCTATCTGTTAAATAATTTAGTAGAGGCCAATAATGACCGAATTGCGGGTTATACCAAATATATTGAACTGTTACCAAAAGATACGCACAACGATATTGATAAGTACCTTAGGCAATACCGGGATCAGTCTGAACAATTTATTACAGACCTCAAACCCTTCGTTTATGAGGCAAGCGAATTTCCACAGCTAAGCACAACTATATCGAGCAAATTACGCAACATGTGGCTGGATCTGAAGAATAGTTTTGTTGAGAATACGATCCAGAGCATCTTAAATGACTGCGAAAAAAGAGAAGACATCTACAAGCGTGTGTATCATCACACTTTAGAAGAAAAAGAAGTGCTGACATTAGAAGCAGAACATCTCATTCGGCATCAGGCGATACTGCAGCTTCAGGCTCATGATCATATTAAAAGCCTGCGGGACAAAAATTTAGCGGATTGTCCGTAA
- a CDS encoding bestrophin family protein has product MFNKVKREVALVAIIGLIFNGLTYILHDKLPNMPLGVPAFLGTAISVLLSFKMSQSYERWWEARKVWGAIVNDSRSLVIQMQSYLAPEYAGVIKDIAYKQIAWCYALGDSLRDLNPLARPLELTQDELDLLQQHRNVPLAITQLQALAIKDLSEKQAIPDFFRVQLDQTLVRLVDAMGRAERINNTVFPVTYRLFLHGAIYLFLITLSIAIQDVSPIFEIPLLVLIAALFFLADKTAYNLQDPFRNRQSDVPVTAIARNIEINIKQLLGEEHIPEPLKPKTFFIL; this is encoded by the coding sequence ATGTTTAACAAAGTTAAAAGGGAAGTGGCTTTGGTGGCCATTATCGGCTTAATTTTTAATGGATTGACTTATATTTTACACGATAAGCTTCCGAATATGCCCTTGGGGGTTCCTGCATTTTTAGGTACCGCCATATCGGTTTTATTGTCTTTTAAAATGAGCCAGTCGTACGAAAGATGGTGGGAAGCACGCAAAGTATGGGGCGCTATTGTTAATGACTCCCGGTCGCTTGTCATCCAGATGCAGAGCTATCTCGCTCCTGAATATGCAGGGGTGATAAAGGATATTGCTTATAAGCAGATTGCCTGGTGCTATGCATTAGGGGATTCACTTCGCGACCTCAACCCGTTAGCAAGACCATTGGAGTTGACGCAGGATGAACTTGATCTATTGCAACAGCATCGCAATGTGCCCTTGGCAATTACCCAGTTGCAGGCGCTTGCTATCAAGGATCTGTCCGAAAAGCAGGCAATTCCTGATTTTTTCCGTGTTCAGTTGGATCAAACCTTAGTCAGGCTGGTGGATGCGATGGGTCGGGCTGAACGGATCAATAATACCGTATTTCCGGTTACTTACCGCCTTTTTCTTCACGGAGCGATCTATCTCTTTCTGATTACCTTATCGATAGCTATACAGGATGTCAGCCCGATTTTCGAAATTCCGCTATTGGTGCTGATCGCAGCATTGTTCTTCCTGGCAGATAAGACGGCCTATAATCTACAGGATCCTTTTCGCAATCGGCAAAGTGATGTGCCCGTAACCGCGATAGCACGTAATATTGAAATCAATATCAAACAATTGCTTGGAGAAGAACATATTCCTGAGCCCTTGAAGCCAAAGACATTTTTTATACTGTAG
- a CDS encoding PA2169 family four-helix-bundle protein produces the protein MENHLNNPEIINDLIKINNDRVEGYKTALDLSHTLSLDSLQQLFAKYVLQSQHFIEELKPFVVLEGEQPTDATMLSGKLFRMWMSVKVTIAGNDRKSLLESCEKGEDAFKDTYKKILQEDNDQLSIEVKNILLKQLDKQLEAHDAIKMLRDEVTL, from the coding sequence ATGGAAAATCATTTGAACAACCCAGAAATTATCAATGACCTGATTAAAATTAATAATGATCGGGTGGAAGGTTATAAAACAGCATTAGATCTTTCGCATACACTAAGTTTAGATAGCTTACAGCAATTATTTGCAAAGTATGTCTTGCAATCGCAACATTTTATTGAAGAGCTGAAACCTTTTGTGGTTTTGGAAGGTGAACAACCGACCGATGCCACTATGCTGAGCGGTAAACTGTTCAGAATGTGGATGAGCGTAAAAGTAACGATTGCAGGTAATGACAGAAAAAGTTTATTGGAAAGTTGTGAAAAGGGAGAGGATGCGTTTAAGGACACGTACAAAAAAATTCTTCAAGAGGATAATGATCAATTATCTATCGAGGTGAAAAATATACTTTTAAAGCAGTTGGATAAACAGCTGGAAGCACATGATGCCATTAAAATGCTACGTGATGAAGTAACATTGTAA
- a CDS encoding fimbrillin family protein, translating to MKKTTHYLLIFLGISIFASCSKEGNNEAPVTVNETMLVVTVTGIKEVQSSTGLGQKNKAKLTAKTQVSKIIQHNAFDVQVSMRDEILQRQFVKQKGVSNKATLTGPQADVPASGITYRLYLFKKDDGGFVSSAALRFGTPGQLQVSRGTSYTWHALSYNNTEEIPNITGENSIVTLPENKDVLYASGEFTVPDTENAQIALPITFSHKFARLAVEINAMGLFADMTALTAGVKIGAGSAGTINNGALDIKTGILVPRDINHNLSTLQTRDFIDIESGFQDRKLAYFYVPVMQGNEDLKVDVQINGLSIRLDNGTIRNFDENLLATPFTFQQEIALIEEGKSYYCLFNILESPITKNGLRWARQNLYVHENAHNPYRFLHTHQSTAVKSSWKPQELIDQGDPCLNVYPQGTWKMPSQEEVKSSITPIGYINNFPFLNDSQSGLNYYEFAASGTASPYPDNTLRFNITPYRPLPEKNSNYWTLPFPYIGDGGDLETYIIMLNGDRLNSRSITISRFTQGGGITYHNINYPAGFPIRCVRVS from the coding sequence ATGAAAAAAACGACCCATTACCTCTTGATTTTTTTAGGTATAAGTATCTTTGCCTCATGTTCAAAAGAAGGTAATAACGAAGCTCCTGTCACAGTAAACGAAACCATGCTGGTGGTTACTGTAACCGGTATTAAGGAGGTCCAAAGTTCCACAGGTCTAGGACAGAAAAATAAAGCCAAATTAACGGCGAAGACCCAAGTTTCTAAAATAATACAGCATAACGCATTTGATGTACAGGTGAGCATGCGTGATGAAATACTACAACGACAATTCGTAAAACAAAAAGGAGTTTCAAATAAAGCAACATTGACAGGTCCTCAAGCGGATGTTCCTGCTAGCGGAATAACTTATCGGCTCTACCTCTTCAAAAAGGATGATGGTGGCTTTGTCAGCTCCGCGGCTCTTCGTTTTGGAACTCCTGGACAACTCCAGGTGTCCCGAGGTACAAGCTACACCTGGCATGCGCTGTCCTATAATAATACAGAGGAAATTCCAAATATAACAGGAGAAAACAGTATTGTTACGCTCCCTGAGAATAAAGATGTGCTGTACGCTTCGGGAGAATTTACGGTACCAGATACCGAGAATGCCCAAATTGCACTACCAATTACATTTAGTCATAAATTTGCACGACTGGCCGTGGAAATTAATGCTATGGGATTATTTGCTGATATGACAGCCTTGACAGCGGGAGTAAAAATAGGCGCCGGTTCTGCTGGAACAATTAATAACGGAGCGCTGGATATAAAAACCGGGATCCTTGTGCCACGCGATATCAACCACAACTTGTCAACTCTCCAAACCAGAGACTTTATTGATATTGAAAGCGGTTTTCAGGATAGAAAATTAGCTTACTTTTACGTTCCAGTGATGCAGGGTAATGAAGATCTTAAGGTTGATGTGCAAATTAATGGTTTAAGTATACGTTTGGATAATGGCACAATACGTAATTTCGATGAGAATCTCCTTGCTACTCCTTTTACTTTCCAACAAGAAATTGCCCTGATTGAAGAGGGTAAGAGCTATTATTGCCTATTCAATATTTTAGAATCACCAATAACAAAAAATGGCTTACGCTGGGCAAGGCAAAACCTTTACGTACATGAAAATGCGCATAACCCATACCGATTTTTGCATACTCATCAATCTACTGCAGTGAAATCAAGCTGGAAGCCTCAGGAACTGATTGATCAAGGTGATCCATGTTTAAATGTTTATCCCCAAGGTACATGGAAAATGCCCTCACAGGAGGAAGTAAAAAGTTCCATAACACCTATTGGGTATATTAATAATTTTCCTTTTCTGAATGATTCACAAAGTGGTTTAAATTATTATGAATTTGCTGCCAGCGGTACGGCTTCCCCTTATCCTGATAATACTCTGCGATTTAATATTACACCTTACAGACCGCTACCAGAGAAGAATTCCAATTATTGGACTTTACCATTTCCGTATATTGGTGATGGAGGTGATTTAGAAACGTACATTATCATGTTAAATGGTGATCGACTCAATTCAAGATCAATTACGATTTCAAGATTTACACAAGGTGGTGGTATAACATATCACAACATTAACTATCCAGCAGGATTTCCAATTCGTTGTGTAAGAGTGTCGTAA
- a CDS encoding ankyrin repeat domain-containing protein: MIHDAHIIIHAARVGNIEVLEELIRQKVDLNSRDDKGYTPLIIACYNNQYEAAQLLLNAGAHVNAQDNGGNSALMGVAFKGYKNIAELLINHGANLDLQHGNGGTALMFAAMFGRNEVLQLLLERGANKSILDTRGLSVADLAAQQGNDAALEILQN; the protein is encoded by the coding sequence ATGATACATGATGCGCACATTATTATTCATGCCGCACGGGTAGGCAACATAGAAGTACTAGAAGAACTGATTCGTCAGAAAGTAGATCTTAACAGTAGAGATGATAAAGGTTATACGCCACTTATCATTGCCTGTTATAATAACCAATATGAAGCCGCGCAATTATTATTAAACGCAGGCGCACATGTTAATGCACAGGATAACGGCGGAAATAGTGCACTGATGGGCGTGGCATTTAAAGGTTATAAGAATATTGCCGAACTACTGATCAATCATGGAGCAAATCTCGATCTACAACATGGAAATGGAGGAACTGCGCTCATGTTTGCAGCTATGTTTGGAAGAAACGAGGTGCTACAGCTTTTATTAGAGCGAGGTGCTAATAAAAGTATTCTCGATACTAGAGGCCTATCAGTTGCGGATCTAGCTGCTCAACAAGGTAATGATGCAGCATTAGAGATATTACAAAATTAA
- a CDS encoding catalase — protein sequence MKKNDIQDQSAVSAENDKIKSLAPHTVDATGKMMTTDHGLAINDDQNSLRAGDRGATLLEDFILREKLTHFDHERIPERVVHARGSGAHGVFKLYEPLESVTKAGFLNDTEIETPVFVRFSTVAGSKGSTDLARDVRGFAVKFYTQEGNFDLVGNNMPVFFIQDAMKFPDLVHAVKPEPDNEIPQAASAHDTFWDFISVMPESTHMIMWLMSDRAIPRSYRMMEGFGVHTFRFINAKGEANFVKFHWKPLLGVHAVAWDEAQNISGKDPDFHRRDLWEAIESGAFPEWELGVQIVAEKDEFKFGIDLLDPTKIIPEEQVPVQRIGKMTLNRNPDNFFAETEQVAFHVGNVVPGIDFTNDPLLQGRLFSYTDTQLIRLGGPNFHEIPINRPIVPVYNNQRDGFMRQTINRGKVSYGPNSLGNNDPQQVKEADGGFTSYEERIDARKVRNRSKSFLDHFSQARLFFYSQSEPEKNHMIDAFSFELGKVKTVAVRERMVGILSLVDKGLAAAVAFQLGLKVPEVLEKPVNRSIPADGNSDDYKPIQVDGEVKKSLALSMVNTVKDNIKSRKIAFLVADGVDTESLFSVKERIVAAGGVVHIIAPKQGVVVASDDTPVPVDESFLTAASVLYDAVYVPGGTNSVATLEAEANAVHFLNEAFKHCKAIAADEQALQVLEATYFFKKIPEDFSEESVLAEGVVVRENGEAIAPLFIKAIGQHRFWNREKARLVPA from the coding sequence ATGAAAAAAAATGATATTCAAGACCAGTCTGCGGTTTCAGCAGAAAATGATAAGATTAAATCTCTAGCTCCTCATACAGTAGATGCAACAGGAAAAATGATGACTACCGATCATGGCTTAGCCATTAATGATGATCAGAATTCGCTTCGCGCCGGAGATCGTGGTGCTACGCTGCTTGAAGATTTTATTTTAAGAGAAAAGCTCACGCATTTCGATCATGAACGTATCCCTGAGCGTGTTGTTCATGCCCGGGGCTCTGGCGCTCACGGCGTATTTAAATTATATGAACCGTTGGAAAGTGTCACCAAAGCTGGGTTTTTAAATGACACTGAAATTGAAACTCCTGTATTTGTTCGTTTCTCAACAGTAGCTGGCTCTAAAGGATCTACCGATCTGGCGAGAGACGTGCGCGGATTTGCGGTTAAATTCTATACGCAAGAAGGAAATTTCGATCTTGTCGGCAACAATATGCCTGTATTTTTTATCCAGGATGCGATGAAATTTCCAGACCTTGTACATGCTGTCAAACCTGAGCCAGATAATGAAATTCCGCAAGCGGCATCAGCGCATGATACATTTTGGGACTTTATTTCAGTAATGCCCGAATCTACCCACATGATTATGTGGTTGATGAGCGATAGGGCTATACCGCGCAGTTATCGGATGATGGAAGGTTTTGGTGTGCATACTTTCCGTTTTATCAATGCTAAAGGTGAAGCAAATTTTGTTAAATTCCACTGGAAGCCTTTATTGGGTGTACATGCTGTAGCCTGGGATGAAGCGCAGAATATCTCCGGCAAAGATCCTGATTTCCATAGAAGGGATCTCTGGGAAGCAATTGAAAGTGGTGCGTTTCCAGAATGGGAATTAGGGGTACAGATTGTGGCAGAAAAAGATGAATTTAAGTTTGGCATTGACCTCTTAGATCCGACCAAGATTATTCCCGAAGAACAGGTTCCGGTACAACGGATCGGAAAGATGACCTTGAATCGCAATCCTGATAATTTCTTTGCTGAAACGGAGCAGGTGGCATTCCATGTCGGAAATGTAGTGCCGGGTATTGATTTTACAAACGATCCTTTGTTACAAGGTCGCTTGTTTTCTTATACCGATACGCAATTGATCCGGTTAGGTGGACCAAATTTTCATGAGATCCCAATCAATCGCCCCATTGTTCCTGTTTATAATAACCAAAGGGACGGTTTTATGCGTCAAACGATTAACCGAGGTAAGGTCAGCTACGGACCAAATTCATTGGGTAATAACGATCCGCAGCAGGTGAAAGAAGCCGATGGTGGCTTTACTTCTTATGAGGAACGCATCGATGCCAGAAAAGTAAGAAATAGAAGCAAAAGCTTTCTTGATCATTTTAGTCAAGCGAGGTTGTTTTTTTACAGCCAATCGGAGCCCGAAAAAAACCATATGATCGATGCTTTCAGTTTTGAACTCGGTAAGGTTAAAACGGTAGCTGTTCGTGAAAGAATGGTCGGCATCCTGTCACTGGTTGATAAGGGATTGGCCGCCGCCGTCGCTTTCCAATTAGGTCTTAAAGTGCCTGAAGTGTTGGAAAAACCTGTTAACCGTAGTATACCGGCAGATGGAAATTCGGACGACTATAAGCCGATACAGGTGGATGGTGAAGTAAAAAAGTCACTGGCATTAAGCATGGTAAATACGGTGAAGGATAATATCAAGAGCAGAAAGATTGCTTTCCTTGTCGCTGATGGGGTAGACACGGAATCACTATTTTCGGTCAAAGAAAGAATTGTTGCTGCCGGAGGTGTTGTTCATATTATAGCTCCTAAACAAGGGGTGGTCGTTGCTTCCGATGATACTCCTGTACCGGTCGATGAAAGCTTTTTGACCGCGGCATCGGTATTATATGATGCTGTCTATGTACCTGGTGGAACCAATAGTGTGGCTACACTGGAAGCTGAAGCAAATGCCGTTCACTTTTTAAATGAAGCATTTAAGCATTGTAAAGCCATTGCAGCTGATGAACAGGCTCTACAGGTACTCGAGGCGACTTATTTCTTTAAGAAAATACCGGAAGATTTTTCTGAGGAATCTGTTTTGGCAGAAGGCGTGGTTGTGCGTGAGAATGGGGAGGCTATTGCTCCATTATTTATTAAAGCGATAGGACAGCACCGTTTTTGGAACCGCGAAAAAGCAAGATTGGTACCCGCATAA
- a CDS encoding ferritin-like domain-containing protein, with protein sequence MKNETGTIPKFKTKSSITAEPALLELFMDGIMDLYWAENHLAKTLPKMIKAATSPALVEAITNHLKETEGHVTRLEQIFQLMGKVPIAKKCDAMEGLAKEGEGIIESTEPESATRDVGIILASQKVEHYEIASYGGLLQLAITLGLADVATLLEETLEEEKAADSLLTEVAEDDVNYTAAEES encoded by the coding sequence ATGAAAAACGAAACTGGAACTATCCCGAAATTTAAAACTAAATCATCCATTACTGCAGAGCCGGCATTGCTTGAGCTCTTTATGGATGGAATCATGGATCTGTATTGGGCAGAAAACCATTTAGCCAAAACGTTGCCAAAAATGATTAAAGCAGCTACTTCTCCAGCTTTAGTTGAAGCCATTACTAATCATTTGAAAGAAACTGAAGGGCATGTAACACGTCTGGAGCAAATATTTCAGCTGATGGGCAAAGTACCAATTGCTAAAAAATGTGATGCAATGGAAGGTTTAGCTAAGGAGGGCGAGGGGATTATTGAGAGTACAGAGCCCGAATCTGCAACGCGCGATGTTGGTATCATACTGGCCTCTCAAAAAGTTGAACATTACGAAATTGCTAGTTATGGTGGTTTATTGCAACTGGCCATTACCTTGGGATTAGCAGATGTTGCCACTTTACTTGAAGAAACTCTTGAAGAAGAGAAGGCTGCAGATAGTTTGTTAACAGAAGTTGCTGAAGATGATGTTAACTATACTGCAGCGGAAGAATCATAA
- a CDS encoding ferritin-like domain-containing protein produces the protein MENNLNNPDVILNNPDIVNDLIKINNDRIAGYKTALDLAHGLGLDTLRHMFANNILQSERFIDELTPYVLQEGEQPTEETMLSGKLFRMWMSVKGNIVGNDRKSLLESCEKGEDAFKKTYKKTLEEHVNDLSMEVCNILLDQSSKQSEAHNEIKSLRDNASK, from the coding sequence ATGGAAAATAATTTAAACAATCCAGACGTCATCCTAAACAATCCAGACATCGTCAACGACTTAATTAAAATTAATAATGACCGTATAGCGGGTTATAAAACTGCCTTGGATCTTGCGCATGGTTTAGGTCTTGATACGCTTCGTCATATGTTTGCAAATAATATTTTGCAATCTGAACGCTTTATTGATGAACTCACACCCTATGTGCTTCAAGAAGGAGAGCAACCAACAGAGGAAACCATGTTAAGTGGTAAACTTTTCAGAATGTGGATGAGTGTGAAAGGAAATATTGTCGGAAACGATAGAAAGAGCTTGCTTGAAAGTTGCGAAAAAGGAGAGGATGCTTTTAAAAAGACGTATAAAAAAACGCTCGAAGAGCATGTCAACGATTTATCAATGGAGGTCTGTAATATCCTGTTAGATCAATCGAGTAAGCAATCTGAAGCACACAACGAAATTAAAAGTTTACGCGATAATGCCTCCAAATAA